The Triticum aestivum cultivar Chinese Spring chromosome 5A, IWGSC CS RefSeq v2.1, whole genome shotgun sequence genomic sequence ATTATTTGTGGCTAATATAAAATCACATGCTCTAGTGTTctctaacaagatttttattgtaTGAATATGCTATGGAGCTTCtttaaatatatttatatgtgCTAAATTAGGTTCCAATGCATAAAATACACAATACTGCATCTAATGGTAGACATTAATCCATAAAAATTAATGGTGAAAAATAATAAGTCATAAACAAATAAACAAATTTGGTATAAGTACAACTTCTACATAACTACATATAATTCTACACATCATTCCCTCTTGTCTGTATCGCTCGGTGGCCTCTGTGGAGCTCAATCACATCAATTTGCCTGGATAGGGATCACGATTAGAGCCAAATTTGAAAATAAAAGGAGAGAGTGTATAATTTAGGAAAGATCCATTGCATGCATATTACCAAGATTATTCCCCATCATCTTCTCCACTGTCTTCACTTTTTCCCCGCCTCCTCCCCTTGTAGCCTCATCCATGTGCTGCATCGTTGACATGTTTGGTACCTTCATGTTTGTGCTACTGGATGTGACGTTCGGCATTGGTATAGTTGAAGTAGTCGATCTATTCATACTTGTTCTCTGTCGATTATAGAACTCTTGGTCTGCACAGTTTAAGTTAGTTGTTCTGATCAATAATATTTATATATAGTGGTACTCATACGAAGAATAAAATTGAATTACATCCGAGTTAGCAATAAACATCTTATATAATGCTACAACTTGTTATATCAGAATCATATGAGTTGCATCACCAAGGTTGTGTTACCTTGTAAGGTAGTAATGGTTCATATTTTATATTTCTACGCACATTTCTTTTCACATAGATATGCTTGGACACAGGCTTATATCTAACATGCCAAAATATAATGATGTTGAAAATGTGTAATTTTTGTGATTCTTTTGCCTTGACAATATGCAGACGGCGCTGCAATGCATGATATTGTTCTTATGTTATTGCATCGATGTAATTCAATTGCTGGAATTATGAAATATTTTTGTTGTACTCTTGGATACGTCTTGCTACAATGGTATATGTTTTTTGTGACATGCTTATCTAATTTGCTTGGACAGGTATATTTTGGATGTTGAAATAAGTCAGAATTTTAGTAGTGTTTATAATGCAATTTTTTTCTTAGGACATATTATGAAGTTCACTTCTTTTCTCGATTTGCCTCGGAAAGTGGCCATCACCACATACCATGGTTGAGGTGTCCACATATGTCACACAATAGTTTTGATGTGGGCTAGCTAATTATTGCATGTCATAGTGCAAGGTTCGAAGACAGAAGACAACAAAGAAAAGAGTGAGTCGGAAAGAGATGCATGGATCGGAGAACAGGGATGGGGCCAGTCCATGCTAGATCCAATTAGATGAGACTATGATTCAGGCTAGGGAAGTGAGGATAAAGATGAAGGCAGAAAAGATGATGAGCCTCATGGAGAAACAGGCAGAGGCCATGCACACTCGTCGGTCACTTGCCGAGTGGCCTCATCATAGAGCAAAAAAATCAGCAGTGGGAGGCAACTGACAACTGTTTACGAACAAAGAATTAGAGGAAAATATTTGTAGACAAAATTAGAGAAAATATTAGCATCTCATTTTACAACCTTGATTATTTTGACCAACAATCTTAATTCTCTTTTGCAACTTCAAAAGACAAAGTTACCAGGGAAGTAATGTTAAATTGCACTCCATATGAAGAAAAAACGACTTGTATGAAGGGATGCAGTAATTAGCACGGGTAGCAGGGTCGTCGATGCAAAACCGCCCACCCCACACTCTCttcgcagcagcagcagcgcggccCGGCCAGGCCCAGACCGCACCCGACCCCCGATCTGGTTGAATCCGTCCAATCCAAGGAGCACTCGCAATCGCACCGGCGGCGGAGATGGGCGGCGACCATGGCGGCCACGGCCCTAGCGGCGGCGACTTCCGGCAGAAGGTGTGGAGCATGACCGGCGGGCCCTACTGCCGGCCCGTCCACTGGCGCCGCAACACCGCCATCGCCATGGTCGGCATCTTCCTTGTCTGCATCCCCATCGCCATGAAATCCGCCGAGCTCGAGGTGCGTCTCCCCctgccctcccctcccctcctctcccacgTGCCGCTGCCCGATCCACCCCCTAGCCCCAAGCCGTCGCCCCATGGTCCTGGGCTGACCCGACCTATGACCGGGGGACGAGATCTGCGCCTGCGGGGAAATTTTTGGCGGAAGTGTCAGCCATGGTTGGTTGGTAGAGATTTCTCGTCGTTGGGTAGCGCTGGCAGGGACAGGTCGAAATGTGGAAGTGGTGTCCAAATACTAGGTGGTTCTGATCTACTGCATTTAGCTGCAGAAATGGATGCTCTGAGTGCGCGTGGTTTGATCCTT encodes the following:
- the LOC123104824 gene encoding uncharacterized protein, which translates into the protein MGGDHGGHGPSGGDFRQKVWSMTGGPYCRPVHWRRNTAIAMVGIFLVCIPIAMKSAELEQRPHHPVRPIPSQLWCKNFGKKEY